The following proteins are encoded in a genomic region of Marasmius oreades isolate 03SP1 chromosome 10, whole genome shotgun sequence:
- a CDS encoding uncharacterized protein (CAZy:PL26), translated as MKTQKPRAADGVDLKWLDGKAPSTTPSGTAFGVPWAQGEVDRTSPIAVLSGGSSVPVQTWPLAFWPDGTLKWSGHALQTDSGLSDSLTLSVGAQGTPAEPQNPVSVQQSSEGVTVTTGPFTAKFNNGGTTLVSSLELQGKSHVQNGVLELLLQDGPDQGEVPGPRPTVSSFQGRVDSVTVEQKGPVRAVIKATGKYSGAGHDDFLPFVVRFYISAGATSLRMVHFFIYDGDQNKDFIKGIGLTFTTPLSDKPWDRHIRFVTTEGGIWGEPVVVLSGLRRDATAVVLDPQFEGEAVPDISEWPTSVSSEVDQLAVWSDYTLDQLSSSNFSISKRTNAGSKASFIPHAGFGKRAAGLGYVGGATGGGVVFGLKDFWEAFPRGLDIRGAHNDNATVTLWAYNPRGPVLDMRHYDTVPHGLDLSYEDVGDPDPDPTGIGRSYEVSIQVVPATPSRSTLAQLAAVHTQTPQIVASPQFYASHKLFGGRWDVPNASRATDIEKRKSNLLDFYVAEIDQRNFYGFWNYGDVMHTYDQTRHTWRYDIGGFAWDNGELGTDLWLWMSFLRTGRADVFRLASAMTRHLSETDFHHTGPYAGLGSRHNVSHWGDGAKEARVGAAALKRPFYYLTTDELMGDVMDFALQAGDTIMNWDPLRKALPRDHPNPNAPGRLRIGPDWVTLAGNWFTKWERTNDSQWLNKIKVGMKDIGSFQFGLFTGNGAAVGWNAATGHMFDEGESGSGSYHLTMLFGGGELLMEAMDIITDEPEFDAAWIDFCRLYNGTNAQKTERYGKAFNSGGFNNLYAKLQAYAGERLNDNSLKQGAWDNINNGEPNVAIPVQKVGGTDVVNPINEIPNINTNDAASFSLAEYAVLAIAPELAPAQRISGHKDGQDQQSDSLTLCGSVEVKSAVDEGTSGGNRNSTATRWSKWLCLT; from the exons ATGAAGACTCAGAAACCTCGCGCTGCTGATGGAGTCGACCTGAAATGGCTAGATGGCAAAGCCCCCTCGACAACTCCCAGTGGTACCGCGTTTGGTGTGCCGTGGGCTCAGGGAGAAGTGGACAGGACCTCTCCCATTGCTGTATTGTCTGGAGGGTCCAGTGTACCAGTGCAAACGTGGCCTTTAGCCTT CTGGCCTGATGGAACCCTCAAATGGAGTGGACACGCACTACAAACAGACAGTGGTTTATCGGACAGTCTTACGCTCTCAGTAG GAGCACAAGGTACACCTGCAGAGCCTCAAAACCCAGTGTCAGTACAACAATCGAGTGAGGGTGTTACTGTCACCACGGGACCCTTCACAG CTAAATTCAATAACGGTGGAACGACACTCGTCAGCTCATTGGAACTTCAAGGTAAATCACACGTGCAAAACGGTGTCCTCGAGCTTCTCCTTCAAGATGGCCCCGACCAGGGAGAAGTGCCAGGACCCCGCCCAACTGTGTCATCGTTTCAGGGCAGAGTAGATTCAGTTACGGTGGAACAAAAGGGTCCAGTTCGTGCAGTCATAAAG GCGACTGGCAAATATAGCGGAGCCGGGCACGACGATTTCCTGCCTTTCGTCGTGAGATTTTACATCTCTGCAGGTGCAACGTCACTTCGTATGGTCCATTTCTTTATATACGATGGCGACCAAAACAAAGATTTCATCAAGGGAATC GGCTTGACGTTCACAACTCCCCTCTCTGATAAGCCTTGGGATCGTCACATTAGGTTTGTGACTACCGAAGGAGGGATCTGGGGAGAACCAGTGGTTGTCCTTTCTGGGCTCCGACGGGATGCAACTGCAGTAGTTCTGGATCCCCAGTTCGAAGGGGAAGCCGTTCCTGATATCAGCGAATGGCCGACTTCAGTATCGTCGGAAGTTGATCAGCTTGCTGTCTGGTCAGATTATACATTGGACCAGTTGTCGTCCTCCAACTTCTCCATCTCTAAAAGGACGAATGCAGGAAGTAAAGCCTCCTTTATCCCCCATGCCGGTTTCGGAAAACGAGCTGCTGGACTGGGTTATGTGGGAGGAGCGACTGGAGGGGGTGTTGTATTTGGTTTGAAAG ATTTCTGGGAAGCCTTTCCAAGGGGGTTGGACATTCGTGGTGCTCATAACGATAATGCGACTGTCACGTTATGGGCATACAATCCGAGG GGACCTGTACTCGATATGCGTCACTACGACACGGTACCTCACGGA CTCGATCTTTCCTACGAAGATGTCGGTGATCCTGATCCTGACCCAACTGGAATTGGAAGATCCTATGAGGTATCGATTCAAGTGGTACCAGCTACTCCTTCACGTAGTACGCTCGCGCAGCTTGCAGCCGTTCAT ACCCAGACCCCTCAAATTGTTGCAAGCCCCCAATTCTACGCGTCTCACAAACTCTTTGGCGGTCGATG GGATGTCCCGAATGCGTCAAGAGCCACCGATATTGAGAAGCGAAAGAGTAATTTGTTGGATTTCTACGTTGCC GAAATTGACCAACGCAATTTCTATGGATTTTGGAACTACGGCGACGTCATGCACACCTATGATCAAACTCGCCATACCTGGAGATACGACATCGGTGGTTTCGCTTGGGACAATGGGGAACTCG GCACTGACTTGTGGCTTTGGATGTCGTTTTTACGAACTGGACGAGCGGACGTGTTCCGGCTTGCATCCGCGATGACGAGGCACTTGTCAGAAACTGATTTCCACCATACCGGTCCGTACGCTGGACTTGGTTCGCGACACAACGTATCCCATTGGGGAGATGGCGCTAAGGAAGCTCGTGTTGGGGCTGCTGCTTTGAAGAGACCTTTCTATTATCTTACCA CGGATGAGCTTATGGGCGATGTAATGGATTTTGCCCTTCAAGCTGGCGACACTATCATGAACTGGGACCCCCTCAGGAAGGCTTTACCTCGCGATCACCCGAATCCTAATGCACCAGGAAGGTTACGTATCGGACCTGACTGGGTGACTTTGGCTGGAAATTGGTTCACAAAGTGGGAGCGTACG AACGACTCGCAGTGGTTGAATAAGATCAAAGTTGGCATG AAAGACATCGGTTCCTTCCAATTCGGGCTGTTCACTGGTAATGGGGCTGCAGTCGGATGGAATGCAGCAACTGGccatatgtttgatgaaggTGAATCGGGAAGTGGCTC GTATCACCTTACAATGCTCTTTGGCGGAGGAGAACTACTCATGGAAGCCATGGACATCATTACAGATGAACCGGAATTCGATGCTGCTTGGATAGACTTCTGCAGACTGTATAATGGGACCAATGCACA GAAAACCGAACGATACGGCAAAGCATTCAACAGTGGAGGGTTTAACAAT CTCTATGCCAAGTTACAGGCTTATGCTG GTGAACGTCTCAATGATAACTCGTTGAAGCAGGGGGCATGGGATAACATCAATAACGGGGAACCTAACGTTGCCATCCCTGTCCAGAAAGTCGGCGGAACAGATGTTGTCAATCCTATCAACGAG ATTCCTAATATCAACACGAACGATGCGGCATCGTTTTCTTTGGCTGAATACGCAGTTCTCGCAATCGCTCCGGAATTGGCTCCCGCTCAGCGTATTAGTGGGCACAAGGATGGTCAAGATCAACAGTCCGACTCTCTGACACTCTGTGGCTCCGTGGAGGTCAAGTCTGCGGTAGATGAGGGTACCTCCGGCGGAAACCGCAACTCAACTGCAACGCGATGGTCGAAGTGGTTATGTTTGACTTAA
- a CDS encoding uncharacterized protein (CAZy:PL26) — MKTQKPRAADGVDLKWLDGKAPSTTPSGTAFGVPWAQGEVDRTSPIAVLSGGSSVPVQTWPLAFWPDGTLKWSGHALQTDSGLSDSLTLSVGTPAEPQNPVSVQQSSEGVTVTTGPFTAKFNNGGTTLVSSLELQGKSHVQNGVLELLLQDGPDQGEVPGPRPTVSSFQGRVDSVTVEQKGPVRAVIKATGKYSGAGHDDFLPFVVRFYISAGATSLRMVHFFIYDGDQNKDFIKGIGLTFTTPLSDKPWDRHIRFVTTEGGIWGEPVVVLSGLRRDATAVVLDPQFEGEAVPDISEWPTSVSSEVDQLAVWSDYTLDQLSSSNFSISKRTNAGSKASFIPHAGFGKRAAGLGYVGGATGGGVVFGLKDFWEAFPRGLDIRGAHNDNATVTLWAYNPRGPVLDMRHYDTVPHGLDLSYEDVGDPDPDPTGIGRSYEVSIQVVPATPSRSTLAQLAAVHTQTPQIVASPQFYASHKLFGGRWDVPNASRATDIEKRKSNLLDFYVAEIDQRNFYGFWNYGDVMHTYDQTRHTWRYDIGGFAWDNGELGTDLWLWMSFLRTGRADVFRLASAMTRHLSETDFHHTGPYAGLGSRHNVSHWGDGAKEARVGAAALKRPFYYLTTDELMGDVMDFALQAGDTIMNWDPLRKALPRDHPNPNAPGRLRIGPDWVTLAGNWFTKWERTNDSQWLNKIKVGMKDIGSFQFGLFTGNGAAVGWNAATGHMFDEGESGSGSYHLTMLFGGGELLMEAMDIITDEPEFDAAWIDFCRLYNGTNAQKTERYGKAFNSGGFNNVGIRFRRNTTNVINFSPFHSSMPSYRLMLVNVSMITR, encoded by the exons ATGAAGACTCAGAAACCTCGCGCTGCTGATGGAGTCGACCTGAAATGGCTAGATGGCAAAGCCCCCTCGACAACTCCCAGTGGTACCGCGTTTGGTGTGCCGTGGGCTCAGGGAGAAGTGGACAGGACCTCTCCCATTGCTGTATTGTCTGGAGGGTCCAGTGTACCAGTGCAAACGTGGCCTTTAGCCTT CTGGCCTGATGGAACCCTCAAATGGAGTGGACACGCACTACAAACAGACAGTGGTTTATCGGACAGTCTTACGCTCTCAGTAG GTACACCTGCAGAGCCTCAAAACCCAGTGTCAGTACAACAATCGAGTGAGGGTGTTACTGTCACCACGGGACCCTTCACAG CTAAATTCAATAACGGTGGAACGACACTCGTCAGCTCATTGGAACTTCAAGGTAAATCACACGTGCAAAACGGTGTCCTCGAGCTTCTCCTTCAAGATGGCCCCGACCAGGGAGAAGTGCCAGGACCCCGCCCAACTGTGTCATCGTTTCAGGGCAGAGTAGATTCAGTTACGGTGGAACAAAAGGGTCCAGTTCGTGCAGTCATAAAG GCGACTGGCAAATATAGCGGAGCCGGGCACGACGATTTCCTGCCTTTCGTCGTGAGATTTTACATCTCTGCAGGTGCAACGTCACTTCGTATGGTCCATTTCTTTATATACGATGGCGACCAAAACAAAGATTTCATCAAGGGAATC GGCTTGACGTTCACAACTCCCCTCTCTGATAAGCCTTGGGATCGTCACATTAGGTTTGTGACTACCGAAGGAGGGATCTGGGGAGAACCAGTGGTTGTCCTTTCTGGGCTCCGACGGGATGCAACTGCAGTAGTTCTGGATCCCCAGTTCGAAGGGGAAGCCGTTCCTGATATCAGCGAATGGCCGACTTCAGTATCGTCGGAAGTTGATCAGCTTGCTGTCTGGTCAGATTATACATTGGACCAGTTGTCGTCCTCCAACTTCTCCATCTCTAAAAGGACGAATGCAGGAAGTAAAGCCTCCTTTATCCCCCATGCCGGTTTCGGAAAACGAGCTGCTGGACTGGGTTATGTGGGAGGAGCGACTGGAGGGGGTGTTGTATTTGGTTTGAAAG ATTTCTGGGAAGCCTTTCCAAGGGGGTTGGACATTCGTGGTGCTCATAACGATAATGCGACTGTCACGTTATGGGCATACAATCCGAGG GGACCTGTACTCGATATGCGTCACTACGACACGGTACCTCACGGA CTCGATCTTTCCTACGAAGATGTCGGTGATCCTGATCCTGACCCAACTGGAATTGGAAGATCCTATGAGGTATCGATTCAAGTGGTACCAGCTACTCCTTCACGTAGTACGCTCGCGCAGCTTGCAGCCGTTCAT ACCCAGACCCCTCAAATTGTTGCAAGCCCCCAATTCTACGCGTCTCACAAACTCTTTGGCGGTCGATG GGATGTCCCGAATGCGTCAAGAGCCACCGATATTGAGAAGCGAAAGAGTAATTTGTTGGATTTCTACGTTGCC GAAATTGACCAACGCAATTTCTATGGATTTTGGAACTACGGCGACGTCATGCACACCTATGATCAAACTCGCCATACCTGGAGATACGACATCGGTGGTTTCGCTTGGGACAATGGGGAACTCG GCACTGACTTGTGGCTTTGGATGTCGTTTTTACGAACTGGACGAGCGGACGTGTTCCGGCTTGCATCCGCGATGACGAGGCACTTGTCAGAAACTGATTTCCACCATACCGGTCCGTACGCTGGACTTGGTTCGCGACACAACGTATCCCATTGGGGAGATGGCGCTAAGGAAGCTCGTGTTGGGGCTGCTGCTTTGAAGAGACCTTTCTATTATCTTACCA CGGATGAGCTTATGGGCGATGTAATGGATTTTGCCCTTCAAGCTGGCGACACTATCATGAACTGGGACCCCCTCAGGAAGGCTTTACCTCGCGATCACCCGAATCCTAATGCACCAGGAAGGTTACGTATCGGACCTGACTGGGTGACTTTGGCTGGAAATTGGTTCACAAAGTGGGAGCGTACG AACGACTCGCAGTGGTTGAATAAGATCAAAGTTGGCATG AAAGACATCGGTTCCTTCCAATTCGGGCTGTTCACTGGTAATGGGGCTGCAGTCGGATGGAATGCAGCAACTGGccatatgtttgatgaaggTGAATCGGGAAGTGGCTC GTATCACCTTACAATGCTCTTTGGCGGAGGAGAACTACTCATGGAAGCCATGGACATCATTACAGATGAACCGGAATTCGATGCTGCTTGGATAGACTTCTGCAGACTGTATAATGGGACCAATGCACA GAAAACCGAACGATACGGCAAAGCATTCAACAGTGGAGGGTTTAACAATGTAGGCATTCGTTTTCGCAGAAACACAACCAACGTGATAAATTTCTCCCCCTTCCACAGCTCTATGCCAAGTTACAGGCTTATGCTG GTGAACGTCTCAATGATAACTCGTTGA